Part of the Primulina huaijiensis isolate GDHJ02 unplaced genomic scaffold, ASM1229523v2 scaffold3245, whole genome shotgun sequence genome, CATCTCTTACTGATTCAGACATTGATGAAGGTGTTGCTGTGGATTACTTCGAGGGAATAGGTGGAAGTGGAGACAAAGTCAATGTTGATCAACTGGTGGGAAAAGTTTCAGATGTGTCTGAAGATGACAGTGATTCCAAAGATAGCTATGATGAAACTCTAGAGAAATTTGGTGGGATTGCACTTATGGAAGCATCGAGGGAGTACGGTCAGATTAAACCTGGATCAGGATTAAAGTATCGTGCTGAAGATAATAAACTAACACCGATTAAGTATGATGGGTATCCTACTCTTGATGGCCTAATGCTTGTTAAGGATCCAAGAACTGTATCTGGGAGAAAGAAACACCATGATAAAATTTCACGGTCTTGGCCATTTGAATCTCGAAAAAGCAAAAAGTTTAGGAATATACCAGGTTAGGACTTCTATTACTTAGTTTGATGGTTATTGCCTGTGTATAATCTGTAATTGTTGCTTCCAAAATGGAAATAAATTTGTttgattcttttttattttttagacgAATCGGGTCTTTGACAGGAtagtttctttttctttgtacTTTCCTCTTCGCCTTGAATATTATGTACTTGCAATTATGACTTAGATATTAGCTGTAAACAATTACTGATAGTTGTATTTAAGATTTTCTACATATTCATCGGGAGTGGGTACAAAACCAGAGTTATTggaaatcaaatatatttcttccaaaactgctttctcatatatcattttattctTCCACTATATTCTCATTGGGATACTATTTATTTGAACCCAGAATGTAACTTTTGATTTCTCAATTGTTGGAGCTTTCGTTTGAACAACTTCCTTGTAGCCAGGGTTTGGCTTCCCTGGTGTATCTAAAATCCTCTAGTTTGGCATTCATTCTATTCACATATGATGTGATCGACTTGATCCAAGTTTGATTCTTAGAGGTTTTCATTTTGATTTAGATCAGGAAGGAAATAAGAGTTGCTTTtggttattaattattataatcgGACCATGGGTGTAACCTTGTTCTGATAAGACCTTTTGTTTCGCCATCTCTTTCTGTATTGGAAAGTATTTTTGGTATGTTTTCCTTGCACTTcacgaattttgaaaaatcaagatGGAGATGGTAATTGTTTCCGGTGCTGCTTATCATTCATTTATATTGCTTCACTTTCTTTAAGCATGCAGCAGAGTCTCACCTAATATAAAAGGAATGGAAATTTTTGTTGGTGTCTGCCTTGTTCCTTCTTCTGTGTTCCATCTAGAttttattgtgtttcaatgcATAGATAATCgatttttcctttaaaattgAGCAGCACTTTTGGCGTTCCTTCTAGTTGTTAATTGCATTTTATTCTTAGATTTGGTTATTTGTTCACCTGAATCCCTGATTGGGTGCTGTTGTATGAATGTAAGTTTTTCATTTCAGGGGAGAAAAAGAAACATCGTAGAGAAACGATTGCAGCAAAGCGTCGGGATAGAATGATTAACCGCGGTGTAGATCTCCAGCAGATAAATTCAGTAAGAGAAAATAATCTTGCGTATTTGACAGCTAAATACATTTCCTGGTTGAGAGCTTATTCTGAATTTGTTTGTTAATCTTGCTTtaagaatatgaaaaatggacggcatcattttattttaaattgtagaaATTGCAGCAAATGGTTCTTGATGGTGTAGATATCCTATCATTCCAGCCTATGCACCCACGTGATTGTTCACAGGTAAGATTTCTTTTCTGGAGGGAGTGAACTAGTGTATCTCTTTAACTATTATGCCCATCTTACAGATACCGTTCTTGCTTGCATGTTTTGTCTAGCTTTTTCCTCCCTCATCTACGTGGTGAATCCATAAATGAAAAGCTTCAGTATTTTGAAAGTTGCTTTAAGCATGGGCATTGAACTGTGTTAAAAGTCGTTGATTGGAAGTTTTCTTTTACAGTAGCTGTATACTTGTGGGTGCAGTTCGAGGGTTCATTTTCATTGAATGAAAATAAGTTTGTTTGATGCTTTCTTTCCTTACCTAaagaaactttaaaatttacctGTTTTATGGATTTATGAGGGAAATTTAGCTTAGAGTTTACCCAACATCATGTTTTATTGTTCTTTGGGTCCTTGTGTTATCTGATGATTTTGAGTTGTACAGGTTCGAAGACTAGCTTCAACATACCGATTGAGAAGTTTGTGCACTGGATCTGGCAAGAAGAGGTAAAATATGCAAACTTCATGTTTTTTCATGGGTGTAAAAAGTTATCACTCCATTTAACGTTGAGCTCAATCAAAGAGGAAGAAATTGAATCTCATCAATAACTTCTGAGCATTTGCCAccaaagattattttatctcgTATGATTTTtgggcaaaaaaaaaattgctccACCAATGTGGTGCAGGCTTATGCAGAGCAAGTGACAGTTTATTTCTTCATTGGGtagattattatttattctctAAGTTTGTTTCAGTTGGATGAAGTTGTTGTGATCAGTGGGTGATTATAAACTCACAATGTTGGTAATCGTTTAGCTGCATCCATGGAGTGCACTTATTTCAATTTAGTCTTGTAATTTGACACTTCGCTGCATTAACCAAGTAGAAATTCTATATTTGTTATGAAAACGATCCATGGTAGGGATATGCATAATACTACAATTACCCCTAAGTTGATTGATCTTATAGTGTGGCTATTCTGCAAATTATTGACGGTATTGTTCTGAATTTTTAAATGAACTTGTTATTTTGTCGCTCAGATTTGTCACTGTGACGCTAACTCATCACTCGTGTATGCCATGCTCTACTGACAAAGTTCGACTTGAGAAGGTACACTCGGGAATCATCTCCGTTTATCTCAGTGGTGTTTCCCTTTCTTTCAGCGTCACCAAGTTTGTTTCCTCCAAGTTGCACTTTCCTCACTCCAATCTTGAAATTGACACTTATTTTCAGCTCATAGGAGCTGAAAAAGATGATGGGGACTTCCCTGTTGTCGACACAATGACTGCTCGATTTCATAGAGACAATGCAAAGAAGTCCATCGCAGTTGGTGCTTCCACATCAAATGGACCTCTATCTTCTCGTGCCAGATCAAATAAGCAAGCAAGAAACAATAAAATAGCCCGAAAAGCTGGCTCTTATGTATCTCAGCCTGTATCCTTTGTCTCTAGCGGCATGATGGTTTCTGAAACTGTTAACGCAGAAGACATATCCCTGGAGAACAAAGATGTTGTATCTACCTCTATGGACATTGGGGCATTTGAGATGCACACCACCGGTTTTGGCTCGAAAATGTTGGCTAAAATGGGATTTGTGGAAGGCGGGGGCTTAGGAAAGGATGGCCAAGGTGTGTCGCATCCCATCGAAGTCGTTCAACGTCCTAAATCACTTGGGTTGGGTGCCGAGGTTCCTGAAACAAGCTCTAACTCACTGAACATTCCTGCTCCACCTAAGCCAACAAGATCAAGTGCCAAGTCTTCTAACACAAATGATAAATTAGCAAAGAAAGAGACTCAAAAACTCGGGTCGTTCGAGAAGCACACAAAGGGGTTCGGATCAAAGATGATGGCGAAGATGGGTTTTGTGGAAGGCATGGGTTTAGGCAAGGATTCTCAAGGCATGGTGAACCCTTTAGTCGCTGTCAGGCGGCCGAAGGCACGGGGACTGGGAGCCATGGGTTGAGCTATTTTAATCCTGCTGATTGATGACAAAGTTGTGAACTCCTCCCTCTTTTCTTAATTCCGTAAGATGTATTTAACTAGTACAACGCTGAAGTCATATTCACAAAGTGGATCCGTGCTGCAAGGGGAAATCATATGAAATGTAGTGCTGTGATGATTTAAATTCTAACTGTTTAGGTACTGAAATAACAGATGTGGCATTGGAacaaatctttaaaattttcactgTTCTATTGTTTGAAGCGTAAGATTGCCATGGTGGCAATTATGACTCTGAACCAACGGGATCCAGAACATTCTTAAATATTTTCGTGTTGCCAAACACGAAAATAAAATTCcaaatcaaatttcaaatccatttttTATTGAAGCAGACACACTGTTAATCTCTATAGTGTATCGAATTATTAGGATTACTAACTTCACTGTAACTTCTGAACTCTTTAAATATTTGATgcctaaaatcaataaaatgttCGTTCCCCAGGAGGCCAATATCCGTGTAGTTAAGAATTCCTTCCCTCTCGACCGTTAAAATTTTGAAAGGCTTGTATCCATCTCAACCCGACCCGTTAATCCGAAGTTTAATGGGTTAATTGGATATGCCAGATGACTCAAACCCCTCGGGCAATTATGTTTACATGATATTTTGACAtgtctaatttttaaataataaaatcataacaaaaaaaaatgaacaaaatagCTCAAATTAATGTTGTAGTTACAAAATCAACTcgaacaaattaattaatcaacacGTTCTTCTTGAAGTTGTTCCTCATCGCCAAACATTGTTagacattttgatattttttatacttTATTATTTACATATAAACAAGCAAAAAGAATGATATTACAAAAATGGATTAATGATATAGTCtcctatattattataaaaaaaaactagaattAAAAGTATATATTCCATGTGCATCGTCATGTGTTTTACAAATATAAAAACATGCAAATACATTGGCtaaatatattatacatactAGTGCATCGATGCACATTATATAATAAAGATATATATCGAGTCGAGTCTTATAAGACTCATTAGCTTACTCGTACCCATTAAGACCCAATATTTAATAATCGTAGCCGACCCGGTACTCATTTGTCCAATCCATACCCGCCAATCGGCCGGGTCCTAGACCATCTATAGTTCTTATATAAAAACGTTATTCGTGCCCTAATATTGTCCACATGAGTCTTGCCTAACTTTACATATTAATTTTCTAGATTTTATGTTTTACTCTATCGGACTCTTGggtcaaattttaaattttagccCAAACGGATTCACATTTCAATTGTTCATTTTTGGACTTGAATGATATGTTAGATTTTTTATATCGGCTGTATTAAGTTATTAATAATTGTATATATCATTTTGGACAATATTATCCCATTAAGTTAGTTTTTGTGATTGAGTGAGGcccaaatttcaatcttaactATATATATGGTTTTGGTTTGTCCTACAATAGAACATATCAATTTTGTTCGGCTGGGGCTTTTGTCAATCACCGAACCAAACCGCAAATCTAACACCTTAGACAAGATACCATGAAAGCCtactcataaaaaaatcatcGTTTTACATACGTTAAAAAGTaggtaattaattaatcaaaggcACTAAGCACTAGGGTCTAGTACTAGAATCCTGCACTACGTTCGGATTTCGGACTCGCAGAAAATGCCAACAAACATTTGTTCCTTCTCCTTATAAATATTAAACCATGCAAACAACTCCACGATAAGCACTCCCCGAAGGGGTAAAAACCGCAGGAAAAATAACAGAAATCCCCATCCCTTTTCTAACACCCAAATACCAATCGACGAAAAAACAAAGGCCCGCTTCAATTAGATCATAAATAAGAAAGATATATGGCGACAGGGGTAGGAGGGGACGGTCTCTTTTGGGGAGTATACGAAGGGTGCTTGTCGACGGAAGACATGAACATCCAACGGAGGCCGTATCACAAGAATTGTGGTTGCATGTTCCACAAGTCTCGACTGCATGGCACTCATTCATCTCGATGTAACAGCTTGTCTTATCCTATTAGAAGATCATGGAGCGAGAGCTGTCTCGAACTGGTCGTGCCATCGGGCCCTACGTCACCCGGTCCGTTGTCCCCCACGGTGGCTAAGGCAGCCGGAGAGATAAGAAGGGCACAATCACGACCGGTGTTATGTGAAGAAGATGATAAAGAGGTAGAAGAGGGTGGAGTTTCATGTAACAAtgtttaattttcttttgattttggtttctttGATAGTAACTGGGCTAGGGTTTTCTTGGGTAGTATCAATTAGTCTGGTGTGTCGTTTGGCCGGCCTGGCTGATGACCGGACTGAAAAAAGTTCGGTAAAGGATGTTACGTGTAATAATTATGTAACATGCATACATTTGCAGtgtatttcaatttttaatttagcCTTCTAATAATCTCTTTCTAATTTGTTTCATTCCAAATTAAAAGAATTTAGCT contains:
- the LOC140968109 gene encoding uncharacterized protein; translated protein: MGGSNKKKSNKSSRRAPRGSSSYSSSHHGLFVGGGVLSDWSAVNSPPSRGKKTNIGGTGSSKPVSRLSDRGHSNRSRGNAIGYAYPTENTHLHEGVNQANEIETSTPVVLIDSEKTPIVYKGAIGESRSVEYIYDYTTSLTLDHSSHRGLGFYEYAETTPSAFESSLKIEEEDGDSIVFSSCEADHLDCDTDLVHGTQSKISEDSLEEMPSPEENPRYVLIGGTKIYTYDTEEEEEEEEEEEEEEDEEELTDVKSSEEEEEEDCFATSESDELSSLTDSDIDEGVAVDYFEGIGGSGDKVNVDQLVGKVSDVSEDDSDSKDSYDETLEKFGGIALMEASREYGQIKPGSGLKYRAEDNKLTPIKYDGYPTLDGLMLVKDPRTVSGRKKHHDKISRSWPFESRKSKKFRNIPGEKKKHRRETIAAKRRDRMINRGVDLQQINSKLQQMVLDGVDILSFQPMHPRDCSQVRRLASTYRLRSLCTGSGKKRFVTVTLTHHSCMPCSTDKVRLEKLIGAEKDDGDFPVVDTMTARFHRDNAKKSIAVGASTSNGPLSSRARSNKQARNNKIARKAGSYVSQPVSFVSSGMMVSETVNAEDISLENKDVVSTSMDIGAFEMHTTGFGSKMLAKMGFVEGGGLGKDGQGVSHPIEVVQRPKSLGLGAEVPETSSNSLNIPAPPKPTRSSAKSSNTNDKLAKKETQKLGSFEKHTKGFGSKMMAKMGFVEGMGLGKDSQGMVNPLVAVRRPKARGLGAMG